TGGGAAACCGTCCTCGAAGACCGCGAAAGCGGTGCGTATCTGCGCTGCGACGAAGGACGTCGCTTGCGCCACTACCAGAACCGCGTCGGCAGCGAGCGCTATTTCGGGCTCGGCGACAAGACGGGGCCCATCGACCGTGCCGGCCGGCGTTTTCGCATCCTGCAGCTCGACGCACTCGGCTACGACGCCGAGCAGGGCGATCCGCTCTACAAACACGTGCCGTTTTTTGCCGTCGAAAGCGCGCCCGGAAGCTGGGCGGGGCTGTTCTACGACACGCTCGCACCGCTCACGATCGATCTCGGCTGCGAGCGCTCGAACTACCACGGCTTTTACCGCTATGTCGAAGCCGAGGAACCGGCACTCGATTTCTATGTGACGCTGGGCGCGAGCTTGCGCGACATCGCCGAAGATTTCGCCCATCTCACGGGCCTGCCGCATCTGGCTCCGCGTTGGGCCTATGGCTTTGCCTTCACCTCGATGCACCATGCGGACGACGCCAAAGCGCAAGCCAAGATCGGCGCGTTCGCCGAGCGCTGCCGCGCCGACGGCATTCCGATCAGTTCGATCCATTTCGGCTCGGGCTATTCGAGCCGCGGCAAGCGGCGCTACGTCTTCACCTGGAACCGCGACAAGTTTCCGGATCCCGCCGCTTTGTTCGCAAAGCTGCGTGCAGCCGAACTCAAAACGGTTGCCAATCTGAAACCCGTGCTGATCGACGACCACCCGGCCTATGCGGGGCTCGCGGCCGAAGGCGGGTTCCTCGCCACGAAGGACGGGGCCCCCGTCGTCGAGCAATTCTGGGACGGGCACGGCAGCTTCCTCGATTTCACCAATCCCAAGACGGTTGCGTGGTGGCAAGACGGCTTGGCGCGCCAAGTGCTCGATGCCGGCTTCGATTGCGGCTGGAACGACAACAACGAATACGAAGCCTGGCGCGAGGGCGCATCCGGGCGCGGCTTCGGCAAGGAGATCGCGGTCCAGGCATCGCGGCCTTTGCATGCGCTGCTGATGTCGCGCGCGACGTTCGAGGCAAGTGCGCGCCGCAATCCGGACAAGCGCCCCTACACGATCACGCGCGCAGGCCCGCCCGGCATCCAGCGCTACGCCGAAACCTGGAGCGGCGACAATTTCACCTCGTGGCATACGCTCAAATGGAATATGCGCAACGGCCTTTCGATGGCGCTGTCGGGCCTCGGCAAGATCGGTCACGATATCGGCGGCTTTGCAGGCCCGCAGCCCGATCCTGAGTTGCTGTGCCGCTGGGTCGAGATGATGGCGCTGCATCCGCGCGCGGTGATGAATTCGTGGAAACCCGATGTGGGCGAAGCGACCGAGCCGTGGACGCATCCAAGCGTGCTCGATGCGGTGCGCGCAGCCTTGCGCCTGCGCTATCGCTTTCTGCCGATCCTCTACACGCGCGGCTATCTGGGTGCGGCACAAGGTGTTCCCTCGATGGTGCCGCTGCTTTACCACTACGATGCCGATCCGCACTGCCGCGGCGAACACGACACGTTTTTGATCGGCCCCGATCTGCTGGTCGCACCGGTGGTCGAGCCGGGCCAACGCCAACGCGCGGTGTATCTGCCCAAAGGCCCCGAAGGCTGGGCCGATTTCCATACGGGCCGTCTCTATCCGGCCGGCGAGACGGTCACGGTCGATGCCCCCTTGGGCCGCCCGCCAATCTTCGTGCGGGTCGGTGCAGTACTTGCCCTTGCAGGTCCCGACATCCCGGCTGTGCGGCCGCACGATGCGCCCGCACGTCATCTCTATTTTGTGCCCGGCGCCGCGAGCGGCCAGAGCCTCGCTCCAACCCCGCATTTCGAGGACGACGGCGAAAGCTGGAGCCTGCGCAGCGGCGACTATCTCGCGATGGCGGCCCGTCTCGAATGGACGCGCGACGCGGTGCAGCTCGTTCTTGCGCGGACCGGCGGGACGCGGTCGCTTCCCGCCGTCGATGAATTCGTACAGGCCGGTGCTGGTCTATTGGGCCGCACCGTGCGCATCGTTCGCGCGTGAGCTGCGTTGCCGCTTTCTAGGCAGGGCTGCTCCACAAGGCGATCGCACCGGCGATCACGCCCACGCCGCGCTTGAAATCGGCAACGTCCACCCATTCGTCGCGCGCGCCGTTCTGCGTGAGATCGCCGCACAGCGGCCCGAGCCCCACGCACGGAATGCCGTTCTGCACCATCGGATTGCGGATGTCGGACGAGGTGTGCATGACGTTGGCGTGCGGCGCTTGGCCGGTTGCCGCCAGCACGGCCGCATCGACGGCATTGCGCAGCGCATGGCCGTCCGGCACTTCCGCACCCGTGACGCCCGACAGAAACTCGACCTTGGGCGGCTTGGCGCTGAGATATTCGTCGGCCTTCACGATCGCAGCGATCGCGGCGGCGACTTCGGCCTGCACGTCGGCGAGTTTTTCGCCGGGCGGGAACGACAGCGCGCAGGAGAGCCGCACCGCCGGTGCGATGCGCGCGGCGCGCCCATCGCCGAGCGTGGAAAAGTCGCCGATCAGCAGATTGGTCGATCGGCCGATGGCGGCCTGCAACGAGGGATTCGTCACGCGGCTGCCGCGCCGTTCGTCGAGGGCGCGCAACGCGCCATGGATCAGCACGGCCTTGTCGATCGGGTTGACGGCCGTGTGCGCGAAGGCCGCGTGGCCGGGCTCTTGCGTGTCGGGCAGGCGGCCTTCAACCGTGACGCGGAACACGAGCTGGCCCGAGGCGAAAGTCTTGACCTCGCGCATGCCCACTCCCGATTCCGCCGGGTGCAGATAGATCGCAGCGTCGGCAACGAAGCCCGCCTGCAGCAGCGCATGCACGCCGCGCGCATGGCGCTTGGACGGCGTGCTGCACAAGATAAGGTCGCCCGCCGGGCGCAGGGAGGGATCGCTCAGCACCTGCAAGGCGCCCGCCATTGTCGCAACGCCGGCAAGATCGTCGGCAACGCCCCAGCCATAGAGGCGACCGTTTTCGATTTCGCCCGCAAACGGATCGTGGCGCCAGCCATGCTGCGGCTGGAACGGCTCGCCGTCGGGATGCGCAAACACGAGCATGCTGCGTCCGCCGCCCGTACCGGGCAAGCGCGCCACGACCGCTTCGCGCATGTCGGGTGCGATCGCAATGCCGGAAGCGAACTCGTCACGCGGATTCACGTCGGCGGGCAGATAGCGATGGCGCACAACGGTCGCCCCGAAGGATTCGCACGCGGTTGCAAAGCGTGCCTGCACGGCCGCTTCGCCCTGGCGCTGCAGGGCGATGAATTCGCGCAGCAGAGAGACAGCTTTGTCGCCCGACGCGGCGGCGGCGGCTTGTGCTTTTTGGGCTGCGTTCATTGTCGATACCGGCTCCGTTTTGCGATTGCGCTGCGTCTTGTGCCGTTTTCTGGCACCGTAATTGCTTGATTTGTAGGTCATCTACTGTAGTTTTTGTATAACAATCGCGGTGCGGCCGGGATTGAAGCGGAGCGGAGGGGGCAATGGGGAAAGGCAGTTTGGGGCGCCGTGGTTTTCTGGGCGCGGCCGCCGGCGTGGCGGCTTCGGGCTTTCTTCCCGGTGTTGCGACAGCACAGAATCGTACCACCGTCACGGCGTCGTTGCTCGGCAATCTGCCGAACATCCATCCCTGGCATGTCGGCAATGTCGAGACGGCGGCGGCCAATCTGCTCGTCTATTCCAATTTGCTGAAAGTCGGCCCCGACGGCACGATGGTGCCCGACGTCGCAGCGTCCTTGCCGACGATCAGCGCCGACGGTCTTAACTATACATTCGAGCTGCGCCGCGACGTGCGCTTCCACAACGGCGACAAGCTGACCGCCGAAGACGTCGTCTATTCGTACGACCAGTATCTGTCCACGGCGCGTCGGCGCGGCAATCTGCGGCGCTTCATCAAGAACGTCACCAAGGACGGCGATTACGTGGTGAAGGTCGAGCTTGTGGAGCCGTGGGTCGGCTGGATGCAGCTGATGGGCTACGAGGCCGCGATCGTGCGCCGCGGCACCGATGTGGTGAACGAGGGCGCGACCGGCGAGAATCTCTATCGCGGCAGCCGCATGGCGGGTTCCGGGCCCTACATCCCGACCAGTTTCCAGGCCGACGTGTCGGCCGAGTTCGAAGCTAATCCCGACTATTTCGGCGGCAAGCCCGCCACGCAGACGATCAAGCTGCTGCGCATTCCCGATGCGGCCACGCAGCTTGCCAATCTGCGCGCCGGCACGGTCGACATCATTTCGAACTGCCCGCCCAAGGATTTCGCCGCGATGGCCCGCACGCCGGGTTTTGCCGGCGCTTCGCGTCCGTCGGCCGGCATCTTCTACATGCCGATGAACACCGCCAAGGCGCCGTTCGACAACGTGCATCTGCGCCGAGCGGTGTCGTGCGCAGTCGATCGCGACTATATCTGCGATGAGATCTATTCGGGCCTCGTGACCCCGTCGGCCCTGCCGGCCGCACCGACGGAGTTCTGGTACGACGCGAACCTCGCCAAGCAGCTTGCCTACGACCCGGACCGCGCGCGTTTCCATCTGCGCGAGGCGGGCATGCCGCGCGGCTTCGCGTTCGAGGCGATCGTGCCCGCACCCTCGGCCTATGTCGAAGCGCGCGAAGCGGCGATCGTGATGCAGGCGAATCTCGCGGATGTCGGCATCCGCATGAATATCCGCCAGACCGACTTCGTCAGCATGTATCGCAGCGCCCAAAACGGCGACTGGCAGGCCTTCCCGCATCCCTCGATGCAGTCCTCGATCGAGGGCTATCTGATCTGGAACAACTACCACAAGGACGGCAACCAGGCGCGCTGGATGGGCTACCGCAACGCCGCGTTCGAAGAAGCGACGATGGACAGCTTCCGCTATCTCGAAAACGCACGCAAAATGCCCGGCCTGCAGCGTGTGTCGAAAATCCTCGTCGAAGACTGCCCGGCGCTTTGGATCGGGCGCCTCAACGCCTACCATCTGTGGCGCGCCGACATTTCGGGTTTTGCACCGCGCTATTCGCACTTCATGGACCTCACCCAGGTCAAACGCGGATGATCGGGTTCCTCGCGGGACGGGCCGCGTCTTTGGCGCTGGTCCTGTTCGGCGCGAGCGTTCTGATCTTCCTCGTGGTGCGCGCGTTGCCGGGCGATCCGGCCGTGGCGCTGATGACCCAGAATGCGACGCCCGAAATGGTCGCCGAAATGCGCCGCGCGCTCGGGCTCGAGCGGCCGTTGCCGGTCCAGTTCGCGCTGTGGCTGGGGGCCGCGCTGGGCGGCGATCTTGGCCGCTCGTTCATGTTCAGCATGGACGTGTCGGCGCTGATCGGCGAACGCTTTCCGGTCACGCTGCATCTGGCGCTCGCGAGCCTGGCGATCGCCCTTGCGATCGCGATCCCGACCGGCGTTCTGGCGGCCGCAAACAAGGGCAAGGCGCTTGACCATCTGTGCCGCGTGGTCGCGATGGTCGGCATCTCGATGCCGGTCTTCTGGCAGGGGCTGCTGATGATCCTGCTGTTTGCGGTCACGCTCGGCTGGCTGCCGCCGGGCGGCTATGTTTCGCCCGCTTCCGGGTTCGCCGACTCTTTTGCGCATATTCTGCTGCCGGCGGTCGCCCTCGGCACGGCCTATGCGGCGACCGTCATGCGCATGCTGCGCGCCTCGATGCTCGACGTGCTGGGGCGCGAGCATATTGCGGTTGCGCGCGCGCACGGCATTCCCGAGCGCACGCTCGTCTGGCGCGACGCGCTGCACAATGCCGCGATCCCGACATTGACCGCCGTCGGTTTCTCGTTCGGCTATCTGCTGGCGGGTGCGGTGCTGACCGAAGTGATCTTCAACCTGCCCGGCATGGGGCGGCTGCTCTACGAGAGCATCCTCGCGCGCGACTATCCGCTCGTGCAGGGCTTGGTGCTGCTCAATGTGACGGTGTTCGTCGCGATCAATTTCGCGATGGATGCGCTCTACGTCGCCCTCGATCCGCGGATCAGGCGATGAGCCGCACGAAGACACTCGGCCGTCTGCTCGGCATCGTGCGCCGCGATCCTTTGGCGGCGGCGGCGTTCCTGTTTCTGCTATTGCTCGCGGTCGCGGCTTTGTTCCCGGAACAGATTGCCGCATTGTCGCCGAACCGGCCGAGCCGCTTGCGGCTGCTGCCGCCGGGCGACATCTATCTGTTCGGCACCGACCAGTTCGGGCGCGACATCTTTGCGCGCTGCGTCCATGCCACCAGCGTGTCGCTGGCGGTGGGCTTGACCACGGTTGCGATCGCGCTGCTGTTCGGCGTGCCGCTGGGGGCGATCGCGGCGTTTCGCAGCCCCGGCAAAATCGATTCCGGCATCATGCGCACGATGGACGTGCTGATGGCGTTTCCGCCGATCGTGCTGGCGATCGCTGTCGTTGCCGCTTTGGGCACGCAGGACATCGAAGTCGGCCCCTTCACCGTGCCGCATATCACCAAGGTGATGGTCGTAATCGGTCTGCTCAACGTGCCGAAGGTCGCGCGCATCGTGCGCGCCTCGGTGCTGGTCGAGCGCAACGAACAATACGTGATGGCCGCGCGCGCCGTGGGCGCATCTGAACTGCGCGTGCTGTTCCGCGAAGTGCTGCCGAACTGCGCGTCGCCTGTCGCGGTCTACGCGACTTTGCTTGTGGCGACGTCGATCCTGACTGAGGCGTCGCTGTCCTTCCTGGGGCTCGGCATCCAGCCGCCGCAGCCCTCGTGGGGGGGCATGCTGGCCGACAGCCGCACCTACGTGATGTCGGGGCAATGGTGGCTCACGGTGTTTCCGGGCCTGCTGATCTTCCTGTCGGTCGCGGCTTTCAATCTTGCCGGCGATCTGCTGCGCGATGCGCTCGATCCGGCCCAAATCACGCGGCGCGGCGATGCTTGAACCAGAGCCCTTGTTCCGCGTGCGCAATCTCACGACGCGGCTGCGGACTGACGCCGGCGTCATCGTGCCGTCCGACGACGTGTCGTTCGACATTGCGGCGGGCGAGGTCTTGGGTCTGGTCGGCGAGAGCGGGTCGGGCAAGTCGGTCACGGCGCGCGCCTCCGTGCGCCTGCAGAAGCCTGACGATGCGATCAAGGCGGGCGAGCTTTGGTTTGCCGGGCGCGATCTGCGCAAGCTCGATGCGCCGCAGTTGCGCGCCTTGCGGGCAAGCGAGATCGCGATGATCGTGCAGGACCCGGCGGCGGCCCTCAATCCCGTGATGACGGTCGGCACACAGCTCACGCGCGTCGCGCGCGAGAAGGGCATGTCCGAGGAAAACGCTGCCGCGCGCGCGCTCGAATTGCTCGTGCAACTGCGCATCGCCGACCCTGAGCGCCGACTTGCGGCGTATCCGCACGAATTGTCCGGCGGCATGCGCCAGCGCGTGCTGATCGCACTCGCACTGATGTGCAAGCCAAAACTCCTGATCGCCGACGAGCCCACGACGGCGCTCGACGTCACGGTCGAGGCCGACATTCTGTCGCTGCTCGATGCGTTGCGCCGCGAGCTCGGCATGGCGATGCTGCTGATCTCGCACAATCTGTCGGTCGTGGCACGCCTGTGCGACCGCGTCGCGGTCATGTATGCGGGGCGCCTCGTCGAAATCGGACCGACGCCTGCCGTGCTGGCCGATCCTCGGCATCCCTATACGGCCGCTTTGCTGGCCTCGGTGCCGCGTGGGTCCAAAGAAGACGGGAAGCTGCCGGCCATTCCGGGCGAGCCGCCGGATCTTGCAAACCTCGCACCCGGCTGCGGCTTTCGCGCGCGCTGCGCGCAAGCCGGGGCCGAATGCGAACGGCTGCAGACACTGCAGCAGGTCAGCGACGGGCGGCAGAGCGCTTGCTGGCGGGCGGTCGCATGAAAACGCCGTTGCTCGAACTTGTCGCCGTGTCCAAGCACTACGACGTCGCCGCTGCACCGCTGGCCGGATTGTTGGCCGAACGCCCGAAGGTGCGCGCGGTCGAAGGCGTGAGCCTCGCCGTTGCGCCAGGCGAAATCATGGGCTTGGTCGGCGAGAGCGGCTCGGGCAAATCGACATTGGGGCGCTTGGCCCTGCTGCTGGAACCGCCCACGGCGGGCAGCGTGCGTTTTGCGGGGGCGGATCCGAGTGCTGATCTCAAAGCGTTTCGTCGCCGCGCGCAGATGGTCTTCCAGGATCCGCAATCGTCGCTCAATCGCTCGAAGACGGTCGGCGAAATCCTCGAAATGCCGCTGCAGGTGCACGATGTGGGGGCAAGCCGTGCGGCACGTCGTGCACGCGTCGCCGAACTTCTGACGAGCGTGGGGCTGCGCGCCGATGCGGCTGGGCGCTATCCGCACGAACTTTCGGGCGGTCAGCGCCAGCGCGTCGGCATTGCGCGCGCTCTGGCCATCGCGCCGTCCTTCATCGTGCTCGACGAGCCTACGAGTGCGCTCGACGTGTCGATCCAGGCGCAGATCGCCAATCTGCTGGTCGAGCTGCAGCAGCGTCTCTCACTCACCTATCTTTTCATCAGCCACGATCTGCGGCTGGTGCGCTGGCTGTGCGACCGCGTGGCGGTGATGTATCTGGGGCGCATCGTTGAGACCGGCAGTGCCGCATCCTTGTGGCAAGCGCCGCGCCACCCTTATGCGCAGGCGCTACTGGCGGCGGCGACGGCCGAACGCGCGGCCCCGTCGGGCATTGGCGGCGATGTGCCGAGCCCCATCGCACCGCCGCCGGGCTGCGCGTTTCATCCGCGCTGCGCGGCGGCAGGCCCGCGCTGTGCGCGCGAAGTGCCGGTCCCGCGCGGCGACGCGCAGGCGCTTGTCGCGTGC
Above is a genomic segment from Magnetospirillum sp. containing:
- a CDS encoding glycoside hydrolase family 31 protein — translated: MISFQRVVAATASAHQASFELEDGYTLRVALLSAARVRVSLTPQAGFPVDRSWMVAPDGDVPWEGRSRHDDAGFANPAATLAKSEAGYALTAGNLRVRVTAAPVRLAFDKRNADGTWETVLEDRESGAYLRCDEGRRLRHYQNRVGSERYFGLGDKTGPIDRAGRRFRILQLDALGYDAEQGDPLYKHVPFFAVESAPGSWAGLFYDTLAPLTIDLGCERSNYHGFYRYVEAEEPALDFYVTLGASLRDIAEDFAHLTGLPHLAPRWAYGFAFTSMHHADDAKAQAKIGAFAERCRADGIPISSIHFGSGYSSRGKRRYVFTWNRDKFPDPAALFAKLRAAELKTVANLKPVLIDDHPAYAGLAAEGGFLATKDGAPVVEQFWDGHGSFLDFTNPKTVAWWQDGLARQVLDAGFDCGWNDNNEYEAWREGASGRGFGKEIAVQASRPLHALLMSRATFEASARRNPDKRPYTITRAGPPGIQRYAETWSGDNFTSWHTLKWNMRNGLSMALSGLGKIGHDIGGFAGPQPDPELLCRWVEMMALHPRAVMNSWKPDVGEATEPWTHPSVLDAVRAALRLRYRFLPILYTRGYLGAAQGVPSMVPLLYHYDADPHCRGEHDTFLIGPDLLVAPVVEPGQRQRAVYLPKGPEGWADFHTGRLYPAGETVTVDAPLGRPPIFVRVGAVLALAGPDIPAVRPHDAPARHLYFVPGAASGQSLAPTPHFEDDGESWSLRSGDYLAMAARLEWTRDAVQLVLARTGGTRSLPAVDEFVQAGAGLLGRTVRIVRA
- a CDS encoding M20/M25/M40 family metallo-hydrolase is translated as MNAAQKAQAAAAASGDKAVSLLREFIALQRQGEAAVQARFATACESFGATVVRHRYLPADVNPRDEFASGIAIAPDMREAVVARLPGTGGGRSMLVFAHPDGEPFQPQHGWRHDPFAGEIENGRLYGWGVADDLAGVATMAGALQVLSDPSLRPAGDLILCSTPSKRHARGVHALLQAGFVADAAIYLHPAESGVGMREVKTFASGQLVFRVTVEGRLPDTQEPGHAAFAHTAVNPIDKAVLIHGALRALDERRGSRVTNPSLQAAIGRSTNLLIGDFSTLGDGRAARIAPAVRLSCALSFPPGEKLADVQAEVAAAIAAIVKADEYLSAKPPKVEFLSGVTGAEVPDGHALRNAVDAAVLAATGQAPHANVMHTSSDIRNPMVQNGIPCVGLGPLCGDLTQNGARDEWVDVADFKRGVGVIAGAIALWSSPA
- a CDS encoding ABC transporter substrate-binding protein, which produces MGKGSLGRRGFLGAAAGVAASGFLPGVATAQNRTTVTASLLGNLPNIHPWHVGNVETAAANLLVYSNLLKVGPDGTMVPDVAASLPTISADGLNYTFELRRDVRFHNGDKLTAEDVVYSYDQYLSTARRRGNLRRFIKNVTKDGDYVVKVELVEPWVGWMQLMGYEAAIVRRGTDVVNEGATGENLYRGSRMAGSGPYIPTSFQADVSAEFEANPDYFGGKPATQTIKLLRIPDAATQLANLRAGTVDIISNCPPKDFAAMARTPGFAGASRPSAGIFYMPMNTAKAPFDNVHLRRAVSCAVDRDYICDEIYSGLVTPSALPAAPTEFWYDANLAKQLAYDPDRARFHLREAGMPRGFAFEAIVPAPSAYVEAREAAIVMQANLADVGIRMNIRQTDFVSMYRSAQNGDWQAFPHPSMQSSIEGYLIWNNYHKDGNQARWMGYRNAAFEEATMDSFRYLENARKMPGLQRVSKILVEDCPALWIGRLNAYHLWRADISGFAPRYSHFMDLTQVKRG
- a CDS encoding ABC transporter permease gives rise to the protein MIGFLAGRAASLALVLFGASVLIFLVVRALPGDPAVALMTQNATPEMVAEMRRALGLERPLPVQFALWLGAALGGDLGRSFMFSMDVSALIGERFPVTLHLALASLAIALAIAIPTGVLAAANKGKALDHLCRVVAMVGISMPVFWQGLLMILLFAVTLGWLPPGGYVSPASGFADSFAHILLPAVALGTAYAATVMRMLRASMLDVLGREHIAVARAHGIPERTLVWRDALHNAAIPTLTAVGFSFGYLLAGAVLTEVIFNLPGMGRLLYESILARDYPLVQGLVLLNVTVFVAINFAMDALYVALDPRIRR
- a CDS encoding ABC transporter permease, which produces MSRTKTLGRLLGIVRRDPLAAAAFLFLLLLAVAALFPEQIAALSPNRPSRLRLLPPGDIYLFGTDQFGRDIFARCVHATSVSLAVGLTTVAIALLFGVPLGAIAAFRSPGKIDSGIMRTMDVLMAFPPIVLAIAVVAALGTQDIEVGPFTVPHITKVMVVIGLLNVPKVARIVRASVLVERNEQYVMAARAVGASELRVLFREVLPNCASPVAVYATLLVATSILTEASLSFLGLGIQPPQPSWGGMLADSRTYVMSGQWWLTVFPGLLIFLSVAAFNLAGDLLRDALDPAQITRRGDA
- a CDS encoding ABC transporter ATP-binding protein; the encoded protein is MLEPEPLFRVRNLTTRLRTDAGVIVPSDDVSFDIAAGEVLGLVGESGSGKSVTARASVRLQKPDDAIKAGELWFAGRDLRKLDAPQLRALRASEIAMIVQDPAAALNPVMTVGTQLTRVAREKGMSEENAAARALELLVQLRIADPERRLAAYPHELSGGMRQRVLIALALMCKPKLLIADEPTTALDVTVEADILSLLDALRRELGMAMLLISHNLSVVARLCDRVAVMYAGRLVEIGPTPAVLADPRHPYTAALLASVPRGSKEDGKLPAIPGEPPDLANLAPGCGFRARCAQAGAECERLQTLQQVSDGRQSACWRAVA
- a CDS encoding ABC transporter ATP-binding protein; translation: MKTPLLELVAVSKHYDVAAAPLAGLLAERPKVRAVEGVSLAVAPGEIMGLVGESGSGKSTLGRLALLLEPPTAGSVRFAGADPSADLKAFRRRAQMVFQDPQSSLNRSKTVGEILEMPLQVHDVGASRAARRARVAELLTSVGLRADAAGRYPHELSGGQRQRVGIARALAIAPSFIVLDEPTSALDVSIQAQIANLLVELQQRLSLTYLFISHDLRLVRWLCDRVAVMYLGRIVETGSAASLWQAPRHPYAQALLAAATAERAAPSGIGGDVPSPIAPPPGCAFHPRCAAAGPRCAREVPVPRGDAQALVACHLYDGGVA